DNA from Stutzerimonas decontaminans:
GATGAGCATGCGCAGGATGTTCGGCATATGCGTCATGGTGGCCAGGTTGTTGACCACCAGCATGTCCAGCAGCTTGATCGCCAGGAAGGCGAAGATCGGCGAAATATCGAGCCCACCGAGGTTCGGCAGCAGGCGGCGGAACGGTGCCAGGACCGGCTCGCAGAGTTGGCTGACCAACTGGGCGCCCGGGTTGTGGCTGCCCGGTGCCACCCAGGACAGGATGACGCTGATGATCAGCGCCCAGAAGAAAATATTGAGGAACAGCCCGGTGATGCCGATCAGTGCCCAGACCAGCAGCAGCAAGGGATTGCCGGGGGTGCCGTAGGCGACCAGCAGAATCAGTGCCATCAGTACCATCTGCACGATCAGCGCGAGGATCAGCGAAGAAAGATCCAGCGTACCCATGCTCGGAATGATGCGGCGCATCGGCCGCAGCAGCGGATGGGTCGCCTTGACGATGAACTGGCTGAGTGGGTTGTAGAAGTCGGCGCGCACCAGTTGCAGGATGAAGCGCAGCAGCACGATCAGCAGGTAAAGGCTGCCCAGGGTCTGGATGATGAGGATCAGGGCTTGCGAGAGTTGGGACATGAATGCTCCTTATTGGCCCAGTTGTTCGGCCAGTTCGGCCGAGCGTTGTGCGGCGGCGTTCAGCGCCAGCTGCACCAGTTGCTCGAAGCCGCCGGCCTGGAAGGCTTTGATCGCCGCTTCGGTGGTTCCGTTCGGCGAGGTGACACGGCGCCGCAGTTCGGCGGCGTCGACATCGCTTTCGCAAGCCATGCGCGCTGCGCCCAGCGCGGTCTGCATGGTCAGTCGCGCTGCGGTTTCGCGGGGCAGTCCGAGCCGTTCGCCAGCAGCGGTCATCGCTTCGATCAGCAGGAAGAAATAGGCCGGGCCGCTACCGGAAACCGCTGTCACTGCGTCGATCAGCCGTTCCTCTTCGAGCCACAGGGCGATGCCGACAGCCGACAGCAGTTGCTCGGCCTGCTGCTTCTGCATGTCGCTGACCTGGGCATTGGCGAACAGGCCGCTAACGCCTTGACGCAGCAATGCCGGCGTGTTCGGCATGCAGCGCACGATCGCCTGCGGGCGCGGCCCCAGCCAGCGCTGCAGGCTGTCGCAGCTGATGCCAGCGGCGATCGAGACAATCAAGGGCGCATGACCCAGATGGGGCGTCAGATCCTGACAGACCGCCTGCATGACCTGCGGTTTGACCGACAGCACCACCACATCGGCGTCAGCCAGCGCGTCGGCATTCTGCGCAAAGGTCTGGATGCCGTGTTCGGCGCTGATCTTCGCGCGCTGCTCGGCGCCTGGATCGCTGGCGCGGATGGCATCCGCGGCGACGCCCTGGGCGCGCAGCCCGCCGATCAGGCTGGCCGCCATGTTGCCGGCGCCGATGAAGGCGATGCGGGGAGAGGTCATAGCAATTCCTTTATTGAGGGCGCCCGTAATCACGAGCGCCGAACAGTGCGGTACCGATGCGGACCCAGGTCGCGCCTTCGGCGATCGCCGTTTCGAGATCCTGGCTCATGCCCATGGACAGCGTATCCAGCGTCAGTGGCAGTTCGTCGCGCAATGCCCGCAGGCGGGCAAAGGCAGCACGCTGCTCGGCGGGGTCGTCGCTCGGTGCGGGAATGCACATCAGACCACGCAGCCGCAGGTTAGGCAGCGCGGCAACGGCCTGCGCCAGCGGGTGCAGTTCCTCGGGCGCGCAACCGGACTTGCTTGCCTCGCCGCTGACATTGACCTGCAGGCAGATGTTCAGCGGAGGCAGCTGCGTCGGGCGCTGGTCAGACAGACGCTGGGCAATCTTCAGGCGATCCACCGAGTGCACCCAGTCGAAGTGTTCGGCGATGGGTTTGGTTTTGTTCGACTGGATGGGGCCGATGAAATGCCAGACCAGCGACAGGTCGCTCAGCTCGGCCTGCTTGTCCAGCGCTTCCTGCAGATAGTTCTCGCCGAAATCGCGGACGCCGGCGCCTGCTGCGTCGCGAATGGCGGCGGCTGGCTGGGTCTTGCTCACCGCCAGCAGCCCGACCGTGGCCGGGTCGCGACTCACAGCTTGCGCCGCCTCACGGATGCGCGCAGCGACCTTTGCAATATTCTTCTCTATCGTGGACATTACCTGCGCCCGCCACCTTGGGGTCTGCGCGGCATTCTACCTGCTTGCTTGTAATTGGGGAGTCCCATGGATATCACAGAACTGCTGGCCTTCAGCGCCAAGCAGGGTGCGTCGGATTTGCACCTTTCCGCCGGCCTGCCGCCGATGATTCGCGTCGATGGCGACGTGCGGCGCATCAACCTGCCGGCCATGGACCACAAGCAGGTGCATGCGCTGATCTACGACATCATGAACGACAAGCAGCGCAAGGATTTCGAGGAATTCCTGGAAACCGACTTCTCGTTCGAAGTGCCCGGCGTGGCGCGCTTCCGCGTCAACGCGTTCAACCAGAATCGCGGTTCCGGTGCGGTGTTTCGGACCATTCCTTCCAAGGTGCTGACCATGGAAGACCTGGGGATGGGCGAGGTGTTTCGTAAGATCACCGACGTGCCGCGTGGGCTGGTGCTGGTCACCGGGCCGACCGGCTCGGGCAAGTCGACCACCCTGGCGGCGATGCTCGATTACCTGAACAGCACCAAATACCACCATATCCTCACCATCGAGGACCCCATCGAATTCGTCCACGAATCGAAGAAGTGCCTGGTCAACCAGCGCGAGGTCCATCGTGACACCCTGGGTTTCTCCGAAGCCCTGCGTTCGGCATTGCGTGAAGACCCGGACATCATTCTGGTCGGCGAAATGCGCGACCTGGAAACCATTCGCCTGGCGCTGACTGCCGCGGAAACCGGTCACCTGGTGTTCGGCACCCTGCACACCACCTCCGCCGCCAAGACCATCGACCGCGTGGTCGACGTGTTCCCGGCCGAAGAGAAGTCCATGGTCCGCTCGATGCTTTCCGAATCGCTGCAGGCGGTGATTTCGCAGACCCTGCTAAAGAAAGTCGGCGGCGGCCGTGTGGCGGCCCACGAGATCATGATCGGCACCCCTGCCATTCGGAACCTGATCCGCGAGGACAAGGTGGCGCAGATGTATTCCTCGATTCAGACCGGTGGCTCGCTGGGCATGCAGACACTGGACTCGTGCCTCAAGGGGCTGCTGGCCAAAGGGCTGATCTCGCGAGACAGCGCCAAGGAAAAGGCCAAGCAGCCAGAGAACTTCTAAACGCCTGACAACCCCGGACGCCGCTCGGTGCGGCGCTTGCCACGATTGCGAGTAAGACGATGGAATTCGAGAAACTTCTGCGCCTGATGGTGGAAAAGGGCGGCTCCGATCTATTCATCACGGCCGGCGTGCCGCCTTCGATGAAGGTCAATGGCAAGATCATGCCGGTGAGCAAGACGGCGATGTCGCCGGAGATGACCCGGGAAACCGTGCATGGCGTGATGAACGAGCAGCAGCGCCGCGAGTTCACCGAAAACCATGAGTGCAATTTCGCCATCAGTGCCCGTGGTATTGGTCGCTTCCGCGTCAGCGCCTTCTACCAGCGCAACCTGGCCGGGATGGTGCTGCGGCGCATCGAAACCAACATTCCGACCATCGAAGAGCTGAAGCTGCCGGACGTCCTCAAGAAGCTGTCGATGACCAAGCGCGGGCTGGTCCTGTTCGTCGGCGCGACCGGTACCGGCAAGTCGACCTCGCTGGCTTCGATGATCGGCTACCGCAACAAGAATTCCAGCGGGCACATCATCTCCATCGAGGATCCAATCGAATTCATCCACCAGCATCAGAGCTGCATCGTCACCCAGCGTGAGGTCGGCATCGATACCAGCTCGTTCGAGGTGGCACTGAAGAACACCCTGCGCCAGGCACCGGACGTGATTCTCATCGGCGAGATCCGTACTCGTGAAACCATGGACTACGCCGTGGCCTTCGCCGAAACCGGTCACCTGTGTCTGGCGACGCTGCACGCCAACAACGCGAACCAGGCGCTGGATCGCATCATCAACTTCTTCCCGCCCGACCGTCACAACCAGGTGTGGATGGATCTTTCGCTCAACCTCAAGGCCATCGTCGCTCAGCAGCTGGTGCCTACGCCTGATGGCAAGGGCCGTCGCGCGGTAATCGAGGTGCTGATCAATACGCCGCTGGCGGCCGATCTGATCCGCAAGGGCGAGGTGCATGAACTCAAATCGTTGATGAAGCGCTCCACCGAACTGGGCATGCAGACCTTCGATCAGGCGCTGTATAACCTCTATGTGCAGGGCGAGATCACCTACGAAGATGCATTGCTGCACGCCGACTCGGCCAACGACCTGCGCCTGCTGATCAAGCTGGGATCGGAAACCGATGGCGAGCATCTGGCCAGCGTGTCCAAGGGCCTGAGCCTGGAAGTCAGTGACGAGGACCCAGGCCGTAGCTTCCGCTAGTCAGCCTGTTCTGCCGCCCGGCCGATGCGCTTTCCGTTCTTGGCGGCGACGCGCTCGGCCTGGCCGTCACGCTGCGCGCCGGCTCGCGCGCGGCTCATCAACTGCGGGATCAACATGCCTTCGGGCAGATTCTTCCAGAAGCGCACCGGCAGGTTGTTCTCCAGCACGCCGCGGTTCAGCCGGGCCGGGTTGAACGTGCTTTCGTAATACGCCTTCCATAGTTCTCCGCCGGGGTCCGCCGCGTTCTGCGCCAGTTGCCGCCATTGCGTCGGGCAGGGCCGGGTGTAGTAGATCCCCTGTCCATCCCAGCAGACACCTTCTTCTGGCGTCGCGATCAGCCAGCTGTTCCCGCCCATCCGTTCGGCGAAATGCCCTGCTGCCCACGGCAGTACGTCGTGCGCGGGCTCGAACCAGGCGACGTGCTGCGGTCCGTCACTGGTTTGCAGCGGGCGGAAGCGAAGAAATGCATGCAGATGATGGGCTTCGCGGCGGACTGCCTTGATTCGACCGTGCAGTTCGCTGCCGTCGATATCGCCCACCATTCGCGCACTCGAATCGCCCTGGTTTACACGCCAGAGCACGCGATATAGCAGGCTCCAGCGATGTTCGGTGCGATAGCGTGCCGCCATCTCGAGCTCATCCAGCAGCTGTCTCGGTACACGAATCCGCTGGCCGCTCTCATTTGCCGGGGTGGGCAGGGGTTCCTCGAACAGTCCTGCCGATTCATTACCACCCGCCCAACTCACTTCATGTGGCGCGACCTGGCTCTGCAGCAGTGCACGAGCGCGGTTTCGCCATTCCTGGAAGCTCCCATCGAAGCGAACCGTGAGCATCACCAGAGCGCCAGCTGTGCAGGGGTGTCGCGCAGATGCTGGCGCAGCATGGCTGACTCGTGCCCAGCCAGGCTTGGCCGGTAATCCTGGGTGATGACGAAGGGTTTGGCTTTCTCCAGGGAGCAACGCAGGCGAGTCAAATCCTCGAAGCGGATGCGTTTGTGCCGGCGTAGATCCACCAGGCGTTTCGCGCTGAGCATGCCGATTCCGGGGATGCGCGCGATCATCATGGGTTCGGCGCGATTGAGGTCCACCGGAAACTGGTCGCGGTGGGCCAGCGCCCAAGCCAGCTTCGGGTCGATATCCAGCGCGAGGTTGCCCGGCCCGCTGAGCAGTTCGCTGGCGTTGAAGCCATAGCCACGCATGAGAAAGTCGGCCTGATACAGCCGGTGCTCGCGCATCAGCGGTGGTGCCGCGAAAGGCACGGTGTTGGGGCTGTGCGGAATCGGGCTGAAGGCCGAGTAATAGACCCGGCGCAAGCGATAGCTGCCGTATAGCGACTGGGCCGTTTGCAGGATGGTGCTGTCGTCGGTGCTGTCGGCGCCGACGATCATCTGCGTGCTCTGCCCAGCAGGTGCGAAGCGCGGCGCACGCTTCTCGGCGCTGGCCTCGGTTTCGCCCTGGTGGATGGTGTGCATGGCATGCTTGATGGTCACCACCTGCTTTTCCGGCGCCAGACGGATCAGGCTGGTTTCGGTTGGCAGTTCGATGTTCACGCTGAGCCGGTCGGCGTAGCGGCCGGCTTCGGCGATCAGTAGGGGATCGGCGTCAGGAATGGTCTTGAGATGGATGTAGCCACGAAACTCGTGCTCCTCACGCAGCAGCCTGGCGACCCGCACCAGCTGCTCCATGGTGTAGTCCGCCGAGCGAATGATGCCGGAGCTGAGAAACAGGCCGCTGATGCAGTTGCGCCGGTAGAAGTCGAGCGTCAGGCTGACCACTTCTTCCGGCGTGAAGCGCGCCCGCGGTACATCGCTGGAGCGGCGATTGACGCAGTACTGACAGTCGTAGAGGCAGAAGTTGGTCAGCAGGATCTTCAGCAGCGCGACGCAGCGACCATCCGGCGTGAAGCTGTGGCAGATGCCCATACCGTCAGTGGCGCCGAGACCGCTCTTGCCCTTCGAGCTGCGCTTCGGTGCGCCGCTGCTGGCGCAGGAAACGTCGTACTTGGCTGCGTCGGCGAGCACGCTGAGTTTGTCGATCAATTGCATGACGGTGACCGTGATACTGTTTGCATATACAGTATCACGGTTGCGCATGGCAGCAAGGTCCGTCGGGCGGGGCGGTTAAAGCGCATTATCGGATAAGCTGGACGCCACTCATCAATCGCACGTCGAGGTTCGGATGCAGCAGAACACCCATAGCACGCTGATCGGCTATCTCCTGTGGATATTCGGTTTTCTCGGCTCCCACCGCTTCTATTACGGCAAGCCGATCACCGGCACCATCTGGTTCTTCACTCTCGGGCTGTTCTTCGTCGGCTGGATCATCGACCTGTTTCTGATTCCATCGATGGATCGTGAAGCGGACATGCGCTTCCAGCCGGGGCCCATCGACTACACGGTCGGCTGGATACTGCTGACCTTTCTGGGGGTTTTCGGTGTGCACCGCATGTATCAGGGCAAGTGGATCACCGGGATCCTCTACCTATTCACCGGTGGGCTGTTCTTCATCGGAGTGCTCTACGACTTCTGGACGCTGAACTCGCAAATATCCGAGCGCAACCTAGCGCGGGGCTGAACGGAAGAAGAGATCGCGCTTGAGAAATCTGGCAGGCATGGACGGACCGACGCCCCGCCTGCGCAGATCTTTCGCATCAGCATTCGAAGCTGATGTGGCCGTCGACGATGGTGTAGCGCACCGCGCCCGGCAAGCAGTGCCCCATGAACGGGCAGTTGCGGCCTTTGGAATACCAGCGCTCGCCGACCAGGGTCGAACTGTGTTGATCGAACAGCACCAGGTCCGCCGGCTGACCCGCTTGCAGGGAGCTGCTTGGCAGGCGCAGTGCTGAGGCGGGGCCACTGGTCAGTCGCGCCAGCAGGGTTGGCAGGTCGAGCAAGCCGTCACCCACCAGAGTCAGCGCCAGTGGCAGCAGAATTTCGGCACTGCTGATGCCCGGTTCGGTTTCGCCGAACGGGGCCAGTTTGGCATCGGCCTCGTGCGGCTGGTGGTGACTGGAAATCGCCGAGATGACGCCCGCCTTCACCGCCTCACGCAGGCCATCGCGATCCGCTGCGCTGCGCAGTGGCGGCTGCACGTGATACAGGCTGGAGAAACCGTGCAGCGCTTCATCGGTGAGGATCAGCTGATACATGGCCACGTCGGCCGTCACCGGCAGGCCGCGAGCCTGCGCCTGGGCGATCATCTCCGCGCCACGTGCGCTGGTCAGCTGGGTGAAGTGCGCACGAACGCCGGACTTTTCCACCAGCAGCAAATTACGCGCCAGGGCTACGGTTTCCGCGGTCTCCGGGATTCCGGGCAGGCCGAGGAAACTGGCGGCAGGACCCTCGTGGGCAAGCCCGCCCTCGGCCAGGTCGCGATCCTGGGAGTGGAAAATCACCGTCAGATCGAAGGTGGCGGCGTACTCCAGCGCGCGGCGCAGATTGCGATTGCTGGCAAATTCGGTGAGCCCGTTGCCGAACGCGACGCAGCCGGCTTCGCGCAATGCGACAAGCTCAGACAGCTGCTCGCCAGCCAGGCTGCGCGTCAGTGCGCCGATGGGGAATACCTTGGCGTGGCCAGACTCGCGGGCACGATCGAGGATCAGCTCGGTGACTGCCGCGGTATCCAGTACCGGACGCGTCTGTGGCGGACAGCACAGGCTGGTGATGCCGCCGGCGGCCGCTGCCAGGGTCTCGCTGGCAATGCTGCCTTTGCGGCTGTAGCCAGGCTCGCGCAGCGCCACTGAAAGATCGACCAGGCCGGGTGTGGCGGTCAGTCCTTGGGCATCGATCGTCCGTTGTGCTTCGAAGCTGGCCGGTGCCTGGCCGATGGCGGCGATCTTGCCGTGCTGCAGATAAATATCGGCGATTTCGTTGCGCCCGCTGACGGGGTCGATGACGTGTGCGCCGAGGATTCGGGTTGCCACCATCACTGCTGCTCCTCGGTTACGGATTCGGAATCGATCTGGCGCTGCGCAGCCTGGCCGCTCATCGCCATGGACAGCACAGCCATGCGAATGGCGATGCCGTAGGTGACCTGGTTGAGGATCACCGATTGCGGGCCGTCGGCCACCGCCGACTCGATCTCCACGCCGCGGTTGATCGGGCCCGGGTGCATCACGATGGCGTCCGGCTTGGCCAGTGCGAGACGCTGGGTGTTCAGGCCGTAGAGCTTGTAGAACTCGCCTTCGCTCGGCAGCAGGCCGCCCTGCATGCGCTCGCGCTGCAGGCGCAGCATGATCACCACGTCGACGTCGCGCAGCCCCTCGTTCATATCGGTGAAGACACGCACGCCGTATTGCTCGATGCCCTCGGGCAGCAGGGTTTTTGGCGCGATGACGCGGATGTCCGGGCAGCCCAGAGTCTTCAGCGCCAGCATGTTCGAGCGCGCCACGCGCGAATGCAGGATGTCACCGACGATGGCGACCGAGAGGTTCTCGAAACTGCCTTTGTGCCGGCGGATGGTGAGCATGTCGAGCATGCCCTGGGTCGGGTGCGCGTGGCGCCCGTCGCCGCCGTTGATCACCGCGACCTCAGGACTGACATGCTCGGCGATGAAATGTGCGGCACCGGAGTCGGCGTGGCGCACGACGAACATATCCGCAGCCATGGCCTCCAGATTGCGCAGCGTGTCAGTCAGGGTCTCGCCCTTGCTGGTGGAGGAGGTCGACACGTTCAACGTGATCACGTCTGCCGACAACCGCTGGGCCGCCAGTTCGAAGGTCGTGCGGGTGCGTGTGGAGTTCTCGAAGAACACGTTGCAGACGGTTTTGCCGCGCAGCAGGGGAACCTTCTTCACCGCCCGGGCGCCGACCTCAAGGAAGGAGTCGGCGGTGTCGAGGATCTCGGTAAGCAACTCGCGGGGCAGGCCGTCGAGAGAGAGAAAATGGCGCAGCTGGCCTTGGTCGTTCAGCTGTAGCGGGCGCTTGGCGTCAGTGGGCGTCATCGCAGGATCTCGGTAGGCGGCTGGAGATAGGCTGTAAGGCGGAAGTTAGCGTCTCGCTCAGGAGGGGCTGGGTTCCATCTGTTGTTCAAGGGCCAGTGGCTCCGGTCCGATCAACTTGATGCGTTGTTCCGGTGCCAGCGATAGGGTGGCGCCGACCACATCAGGGCGAATTGGCAGCTCACGCGCGTTCAGGTCGAGCAGGCAGACCAGTGTCACGCTGGCTGGTCGGCCATAGTCGAACAGTTCATTGAGCGCGGCGCGAATGGTGCGGCCGGTCATCAGCACGTCATCGATCAGCACCAGGTGCTGGCCTTCGATCTCGAAAGGCAGCTCCGATGGCTGCACCTGCGGGTGCAGGCCCTTCTGCGTGAAGTCGTCGCGATAGAAGGACACGTCGAGAATGCCGAGTGGTTCGTTCTGCCCGCGGGCGGCAAGCAACGCCTGGGCGACCCAGACGCCGCCGGTACGAATGCCGATGAAGCGCGGCTCCTGGATGTCGCGATCACTCAGGTGTTGCTTCAGCGCGGCAACCATTTCGGGCAGCAGCTGTTCGGGGTTGGGCAGGATCATGGAGTCTCCTTACAGGTCCGGATCAGGCGGCAGGGTGGTCGCTCAGCCAGCCTTCCAGTAATAGGGCGGCGGCCAGGGCATCCACCGGGCGATCGCGATAGCCGCCGTGCTGGCCCTGGCGCAGACGCTCGCCTTTGGCTTCGAACGTGGTCAGGCGTTCGTCGTGAGTATGTACCGGCAGGTTGAAGCGACCGTTGAGTCGACGGGCGAACTTTTCCGCCCGGGCACTCATGTCGCTGGGCGTGCCGTCCATGTTCAGCGGCAGGCCAACGACCAGCGCATCGGGCTGCCATTCGCGCATCAGCGCCTCGATCTGTTGCCAGTCCGGCACGCCATTCTGCGCCCTGAGTACGCAGAGTTCGCGCGCTTGCCCGGTAATGACCTGGCCGACCGCGACGCCGATCTGCTTGGTGCCGTAGTCGAAGCCGAGCAGCAATCGCGGCCCGCTCATGCGTGGCCGACCTGGGTGCTGAGCAGTCGCAGGTCGACGCCGAGCGAGGCAGCGGCTGCGTTCAGGCGCTGATTGTATGGCAGATCGAAG
Protein-coding regions in this window:
- a CDS encoding YggT family protein, giving the protein MSQLSQALILIIQTLGSLYLLIVLLRFILQLVRADFYNPLSQFIVKATHPLLRPMRRIIPSMGTLDLSSLILALIVQMVLMALILLVAYGTPGNPLLLLVWALIGITGLFLNIFFWALIISVILSWVAPGSHNPGAQLVSQLCEPVLAPFRRLLPNLGGLDISPIFAFLAIKLLDMLVVNNLATMTHMPNILRMLI
- the proC gene encoding pyrroline-5-carboxylate reductase, encoding MTSPRIAFIGAGNMAASLIGGLRAQGVAADAIRASDPGAEQRAKISAEHGIQTFAQNADALADADVVVLSVKPQVMQAVCQDLTPHLGHAPLIVSIAAGISCDSLQRWLGPRPQAIVRCMPNTPALLRQGVSGLFANAQVSDMQKQQAEQLLSAVGIALWLEEERLIDAVTAVSGSGPAYFFLLIEAMTAAGERLGLPRETAARLTMQTALGAARMACESDVDAAELRRRVTSPNGTTEAAIKAFQAGGFEQLVQLALNAAAQRSAELAEQLGQ
- a CDS encoding YggS family pyridoxal phosphate-dependent enzyme, which codes for MSTIEKNIAKVAARIREAAQAVSRDPATVGLLAVSKTQPAAAIRDAAGAGVRDFGENYLQEALDKQAELSDLSLVWHFIGPIQSNKTKPIAEHFDWVHSVDRLKIAQRLSDQRPTQLPPLNICLQVNVSGEASKSGCAPEELHPLAQAVAALPNLRLRGLMCIPAPSDDPAEQRAAFARLRALRDELPLTLDTLSMGMSQDLETAIAEGATWVRIGTALFGARDYGRPQ
- a CDS encoding type IV pilus twitching motility protein PilT → MDITELLAFSAKQGASDLHLSAGLPPMIRVDGDVRRINLPAMDHKQVHALIYDIMNDKQRKDFEEFLETDFSFEVPGVARFRVNAFNQNRGSGAVFRTIPSKVLTMEDLGMGEVFRKITDVPRGLVLVTGPTGSGKSTTLAAMLDYLNSTKYHHILTIEDPIEFVHESKKCLVNQREVHRDTLGFSEALRSALREDPDIILVGEMRDLETIRLALTAAETGHLVFGTLHTTSAAKTIDRVVDVFPAEEKSMVRSMLSESLQAVISQTLLKKVGGGRVAAHEIMIGTPAIRNLIREDKVAQMYSSIQTGGSLGMQTLDSCLKGLLAKGLISRDSAKEKAKQPENF
- a CDS encoding PilT/PilU family type 4a pilus ATPase, which translates into the protein MEFEKLLRLMVEKGGSDLFITAGVPPSMKVNGKIMPVSKTAMSPEMTRETVHGVMNEQQRREFTENHECNFAISARGIGRFRVSAFYQRNLAGMVLRRIETNIPTIEELKLPDVLKKLSMTKRGLVLFVGATGTGKSTSLASMIGYRNKNSSGHIISIEDPIEFIHQHQSCIVTQREVGIDTSSFEVALKNTLRQAPDVILIGEIRTRETMDYAVAFAETGHLCLATLHANNANQALDRIINFFPPDRHNQVWMDLSLNLKAIVAQQLVPTPDGKGRRAVIEVLINTPLAADLIRKGEVHELKSLMKRSTELGMQTFDQALYNLYVQGEITYEDALLHADSANDLRLLIKLGSETDGEHLASVSKGLSLEVSDEDPGRSFR
- a CDS encoding TIGR03915 family putative DNA repair protein produces the protein MLTVRFDGSFQEWRNRARALLQSQVAPHEVSWAGGNESAGLFEEPLPTPANESGQRIRVPRQLLDELEMAARYRTEHRWSLLYRVLWRVNQGDSSARMVGDIDGSELHGRIKAVRREAHHLHAFLRFRPLQTSDGPQHVAWFEPAHDVLPWAAGHFAERMGGNSWLIATPEEGVCWDGQGIYYTRPCPTQWRQLAQNAADPGGELWKAYYESTFNPARLNRGVLENNLPVRFWKNLPEGMLIPQLMSRARAGAQRDGQAERVAAKNGKRIGRAAEQAD
- a CDS encoding putative DNA modification/repair radical SAM protein: MQLIDKLSVLADAAKYDVSCASSGAPKRSSKGKSGLGATDGMGICHSFTPDGRCVALLKILLTNFCLYDCQYCVNRRSSDVPRARFTPEEVVSLTLDFYRRNCISGLFLSSGIIRSADYTMEQLVRVARLLREEHEFRGYIHLKTIPDADPLLIAEAGRYADRLSVNIELPTETSLIRLAPEKQVVTIKHAMHTIHQGETEASAEKRAPRFAPAGQSTQMIVGADSTDDSTILQTAQSLYGSYRLRRVYYSAFSPIPHSPNTVPFAAPPLMREHRLYQADFLMRGYGFNASELLSGPGNLALDIDPKLAWALAHRDQFPVDLNRAEPMMIARIPGIGMLSAKRLVDLRRHKRIRFEDLTRLRCSLEKAKPFVITQDYRPSLAGHESAMLRQHLRDTPAQLALW
- a CDS encoding NINE protein, producing MQQNTHSTLIGYLLWIFGFLGSHRFYYGKPITGTIWFFTLGLFFVGWIIDLFLIPSMDREADMRFQPGPIDYTVGWILLTFLGVFGVHRMYQGKWITGILYLFTGGLFFIGVLYDFWTLNSQISERNLARG
- a CDS encoding dihydroorotase codes for the protein MVATRILGAHVIDPVSGRNEIADIYLQHGKIAAIGQAPASFEAQRTIDAQGLTATPGLVDLSVALREPGYSRKGSIASETLAAAAGGITSLCCPPQTRPVLDTAAVTELILDRARESGHAKVFPIGALTRSLAGEQLSELVALREAGCVAFGNGLTEFASNRNLRRALEYAATFDLTVIFHSQDRDLAEGGLAHEGPAASFLGLPGIPETAETVALARNLLLVEKSGVRAHFTQLTSARGAEMIAQAQARGLPVTADVAMYQLILTDEALHGFSSLYHVQPPLRSAADRDGLREAVKAGVISAISSHHQPHEADAKLAPFGETEPGISSAEILLPLALTLVGDGLLDLPTLLARLTSGPASALRLPSSSLQAGQPADLVLFDQHSSTLVGERWYSKGRNCPFMGHCLPGAVRYTIVDGHISFEC
- a CDS encoding aspartate carbamoyltransferase catalytic subunit; this encodes MTPTDAKRPLQLNDQGQLRHFLSLDGLPRELLTEILDTADSFLEVGARAVKKVPLLRGKTVCNVFFENSTRTRTTFELAAQRLSADVITLNVSTSSTSKGETLTDTLRNLEAMAADMFVVRHADSGAAHFIAEHVSPEVAVINGGDGRHAHPTQGMLDMLTIRRHKGSFENLSVAIVGDILHSRVARSNMLALKTLGCPDIRVIAPKTLLPEGIEQYGVRVFTDMNEGLRDVDVVIMLRLQRERMQGGLLPSEGEFYKLYGLNTQRLALAKPDAIVMHPGPINRGVEIESAVADGPQSVILNQVTYGIAIRMAVLSMAMSGQAAQRQIDSESVTEEQQ
- the pyrR gene encoding bifunctional pyr operon transcriptional regulator/uracil phosphoribosyltransferase PyrR, translating into MILPNPEQLLPEMVAALKQHLSDRDIQEPRFIGIRTGGVWVAQALLAARGQNEPLGILDVSFYRDDFTQKGLHPQVQPSELPFEIEGQHLVLIDDVLMTGRTIRAALNELFDYGRPASVTLVCLLDLNARELPIRPDVVGATLSLAPEQRIKLIGPEPLALEQQMEPSPS
- the ruvX gene encoding Holliday junction resolvase RuvX, with protein sequence MSGPRLLLGFDYGTKQIGVAVGQVITGQARELCVLRAQNGVPDWQQIEALMREWQPDALVVGLPLNMDGTPSDMSARAEKFARRLNGRFNLPVHTHDERLTTFEAKGERLRQGQHGGYRDRPVDALAAALLLEGWLSDHPAA